The proteins below come from a single Halostagnicola larsenii XH-48 genomic window:
- the tmk gene encoding dTMP kinase — protein sequence MLVTLEGLDGSGKTTVWEALHEVYPDATFTREPTSGPTGSWYGDAVYRSIEDDDADSLAELFLYTADHADHLSRVIEPALERGDLVISDRYSDSRYAYQGATLEGEIDRPLEYIVDIHEAFSIDPDLTIYLDLDAETAAARSGSTNKFERAEYLESVRENYERLIEQDSDRFVRVDATQPPEVVLERVKRVLEQALEREDSDPTR from the coding sequence ATGCTCGTCACGCTCGAGGGACTGGACGGCAGCGGGAAAACGACCGTCTGGGAGGCCCTCCACGAGGTCTACCCCGACGCGACGTTCACCCGCGAACCGACCTCGGGGCCGACGGGGTCGTGGTACGGCGACGCCGTCTACCGCTCGATCGAGGACGACGACGCGGACTCGCTGGCCGAACTGTTTCTCTACACCGCAGACCACGCGGATCACCTCTCTCGAGTGATCGAACCGGCCCTCGAGCGCGGCGACCTCGTGATCTCGGATCGCTACTCCGACTCCCGGTACGCCTATCAGGGGGCGACCCTCGAGGGCGAGATCGACCGCCCGCTCGAGTACATCGTGGACATCCACGAGGCGTTCTCGATCGATCCCGACCTAACGATCTACCTGGATCTCGACGCCGAAACCGCCGCCGCCCGCTCGGGATCGACGAACAAGTTCGAGCGCGCCGAGTATCTCGAGTCGGTCCGGGAAAACTACGAGCGGCTCATCGAGCAGGACTCGGACCGATTCGTTCGCGTCGATGCAACCCAGCCGCCGGAGGTCGTTCTCGAGCGGGTTAAACGCGTTCTCGAGCAGGCGCTCGAACGGGAAGACTCAGATCCGACGCGTTAA